A stretch of Mus musculus strain C57BL/6J chromosome 19, GRCm38.p6 C57BL/6J DNA encodes these proteins:
- the Tcirg1 gene encoding V-type proton ATPase 116 kDa subunit a isoform X1 — translation MGSMFRSEEVALVQLLLPTGSAYNCVSQLGELGLVEFRDLNESVSAFQRRFVVDVRRCEELEKTFTFLREEVQRAGLTLAPPEGTLPAPPPRDLLRIQEETDRLAQELRDVRGNQQALRAQLHQLRLHSAVLGQSHSPPVAADHTEGPFSETTPLLPGTRGPHSDLKVNFVAGAVEPYKAAALERLLWRACRGFLIASFRETEGQLEDPVTGEPATWMTFVISYWGEQIGQKIRKITDCFHCHVFPYLEQEEARFRTLQQLQQQSQELQEVLGETDRFLSQVLGRVQQLLPPWQVQIHKMKAVYLTLNQCSVNTTHKCLIAEVWCAARDLPTVQQALQSGSSEEGVSAVAHRIPCQDMPPTLIRTNRFTSSFQGIVDAYGVGRYREVNPAPYTIITFPFLFAVMFGDVGHGLLMFLFALAMVLTENRPAVKAAQNEIWQTFFGGRYLLLLMGLFSVYTGFIYNECFSRATTIFPSGWSVAAMANQSGWSDEYLSQHSMLTLNPNITGVFLGPYPFGIDPIWSLATNHLSFLNSFKMKMSVILGVTHMAFGVFLSIFNHVHFGQAHRLLLETLPELIFLLGLFGYLVFLIVYKWVNVSAASASSAPSILIHFINMFLFSQNPTNHLLFHGQEVVQYVLVVLALATVPILLLGTPLYLLRQHRHRRNTQRRPAGQQVDAAERITG, via the exons ATGGGCTCTATGTTCCGGAGTGAAGAGGTGGCCTTGGTCCAGCTCCTGTTGCCCACAGGGTCTGCTTACAACTGTGTGAGCCAGCTTGGTGAGCTGGGCCTCGTGGAGTTCAGAGAC CTCAACGAATCCGTGAGCGCCTTCCAGAGACGCTTCGTGGTAGACGTCCGGCGCTGCGAGGAACTGGAGAAGACGTTTA CCTTCTTGCGGGAAGAAGTGCAGCGGGCAGGTCTGACGCTGGCCCCACCTGAGGGGACACTGCCAGCACCACCTCCCCGAGACCTGCTGCGCATCCAGGAGGAAACGGATCGCTTGGCCCAGGAGCTTCGGGATGTTCGTGGCAATCAGCAGGCACTGCGGGCCCAGCTGCACCAGCTGCGGCTTCACTCGGCTGTGCTGGGCCAGAGCCACAGCCCGCCG GTGGCAGCTGACCATACTGAAGGACCCTTCTCTGAGACAACACCCCTGCTTCCAGGCACCCGGGGGCCACATTCAGACCTGAAGGTCAA TTTTGTGGCAGGTGCTGTGGAGCCCTACAAGGCTGCGGCCCTGGAGCGCCTGCTGTGGAGAGCTTGCCGCGGCTTCCTCATTGCCAGCTTTCGGGAGACTGAGGGGCAGCTGGAGGACCCAGTGACG GGTGAGCCTGCAACTTGGATGACCTTTGTCATCTCCTACTGGGGTGAGCAGATCGGACAGAAGATCCGAAAGATCACAGACTG CTTCCACTGTCATGTCTTCCCATACCTGGAGCAGGAGGAAGCCCGGTTCAGGACcttgcagcagctgcagcagcaaagCCAGGAGCTTCAGGAA GTCCTGGGGGAGACAGACCGGTTCCTGAGCCAGGTGTTGGGCCGGGTGCAGCAGCTGCTGCCCCCATGGCAGGTGCAGATCCACAAGATGAAGGCAGTGTACCTGACCCTCAACCAGTGCAGTGTGAACACCACACACAAGTGCCTCATCGCGGAGGTCTGGTGTGCCGCGAGGGACCTGCCCACTGTGCAGCAGGCGCTGCAGAGCGGCTCA AGTGAGGAAGGAGTGAGTGCTGTCGCTCACCGCATCCCCTGCCAGGACATGCCTCCAACCCTCATCAGGACCAACCGCTTCACCTCCAGCTTCCAGGGCATTGTGGATGCCTATGGTGTGGGCCGCTACAGGGAAGTTAACCCTG CTCCCTACACCATCATcacattcccctttctcttcGCTGTGATGTTTGGCGATGTGGGGCACGGACTGCTCATGTTTCTCTTTGCCCTGGCCATGGTCCTCACTGAAAACCGTCCAGCTGTGAAGGCTGCACAAAACGAG ATCTGGCAGACCTTCTTTGGGGGTCGATACCTACTCCTGCTCATGGGTCTGTTCTCCGTCTACACTGGCTTCATCTACAATGAGTGCTTCAGCCGAGCCACCACTATTTTCCCCTCAGGTTGGAGTGTGGCTGCCATGGCCAACCAGTCAGGCTGGAG TGACGAGTATCTGTCCCAGCACTCCATGCTCACCCTGAACCCTAACATCACTGGTGTCTTCCTTGGACCATATCCCTTTGGCATTGACCCG ATCTGGAGCCTGGCCACGAACCACCTGAGCTTTCTCAACTCCTTCAAGATGAAGATGTCTGTCATCCTTGGGGTCACGCACATGGCCTTTGGGGTGTTCCTCAGCATCTTCAACCACGT GCACTTTGGCCAGGCCCACCGGCTACTGCTGGAGACCTTGCCTGAGCTCATCTTCCTGCTGGGTCTCTTTGGCTACCTTGTGTTCCTCATTGTCTACAAGTGGGTGAATGTCTCAGCTGCTAGCGCCTCCTCGGCCCCCAGTATCCTCATTCACTTCATCAATATGTTCCTCTTCTCTCAAAACCCCACCAATCATCTGCTCTTCCATGGGCAG GAAGTGGTACAGTACgtgctggtggtcctggcttTGGCTACCGTTCCTATCCTGTTGCTGGGCACACCCTTGTACCTGCTGCGCCAGCACCGCCACAGAAGAAACACTCAGAGAAGGCCAGCAGGCCAGCAGGTAGACGCAGCAGAAAGGATTACAG GATGA
- the Ndufs8 gene encoding NADH dehydrogenase [ubiquinone] iron-sulfur protein 8, mitochondrial yields the protein MYRLSSSMLPRALAQAMRTGHLNGQSLHSSAVAATYKYVNKKEQESEVDMKSATDNAARILMWTELIRGLGMTLSYLFREPATINYPFEKGPLSPRFRGEHALRRYPSGEERCIACKLCEAICPAQAITIEAEPRADGSRRTTRYDIDMTKCIYCGFCQEACPVDAIVEGPNFEFSTETHEELLYNKEKLLNNGDKWEAEIAANIQADYLYR from the exons ATGTATCGCCTGAGCTCATCAATGCTGCCACGGGCCTTGGCCCAGGCCATGCGCACAG GACATCTTAATGGACAAAGCCTTCATAGCAGCGCAGTGGCGGCAACGTACA AGTATGTGAATAAGAAGGAACAGGAGTCTGAGGTGGACATGAAGTCCGCAACTGACAATGCAGCTCGGATTCTGATGTGGACAGAACTCATCCGAG GACTGGGCATGACCCTAAGTTACCTCTTTCGAGAGCCTGCCACCATCAACTACCCCTTTGAGAAGGGCCCACTGAGTCCGCGCTTCCGTGGGGAGCATGCACTGCGCCGCTACCCATCTGGAGAGGAGCGTTGCATTGCCTGCAAACTCTGTGAGGCCATCTGTCCTGCACAG GCCATCACCATTGAGGCTGAGCCAAGAGCCGATGGCAGCCGCCGAACGACACGCTATGACATCGACATGACCAAGTGTATCTACTGTGGTTTCTGCCAGGAAGCCTGCCCTGTTGATGCCATTGTGGAG GGCCCCAACTTCGAGTTCTCCACCGAGACACACGAGGAGTTGCTGTACAACAAGGAGAAGCTACTCAACAATGGAGACAAGTGGGAGGCCGAGATCGCTGCCAACATCCAGGCTGACTACCTGTACCGGTGA
- the Aldh3b1 gene encoding aldehyde dehydrogenase family 3 member B1 — translation MDSFEDKLQQLREAFKEGRTRSAEFRAAQLQGLSHFLRDNKQQLQEALAQDLHKSAFEAEVSEIAISQAEVDLALRNLRSWMKDEKVSKNLATQLDSAFIRKEPFGLVLIIVPWNYPINLTLVPLVGAIAAGNCVVLKPSEISKATEKILAEVLPRYLDQSCFTVVLGGRQETGQLLEHKFDYIFFTGNAYVGKIVMAAAAKHLTPITLELGGKNPCYVDDNCDPQIVANRVAWFRYFNAGQTCVAPDYILCSQEMQERLVPALQNAITRFYGDNPQTSPNLGRIINQKHFKRLQGLLGCGRVAIGGQSDEGERYIAPTVLVDVQETEPVMQEEIFGPILPLVTVRSLDEAIEFMNRREKPLALYAFSKRSQVIKQVLARTSSGGFCGNDGFMHMTLSSLPFGGVGTSGMGRYHGKFSFDTFSNQRACLLRSPGMEKINDLRYPPYSSRNLRVLLVAMEERCCSCTLL, via the exons ATGGACTCGTTTGAAGACAAGCTTCAGCAGCTGCGGGAGGCCTTCAAGGAGGGGCGGACGAGGTCAGCTGAGTTCCGAGCGGCACAGCTGCAAGGCCTGAGCCACTTCCTCCGAGACAACAAACAACAGCTGCAGGAGGCGTTGGCCCAAGACCTGCACAAG TCAGCCTTCGAGGCCGAGGTGTCTGAGATTGCCATCAGTCAGGCCGAGGTGGACCTGGCCCTCAGGAACCTGCGGTCTTGGATGAAGGATGAGAAAGTGTCCAAGAATCTG GCTACACAGCTGGACTCAGCCTTCATCCGGAAGGAGCCCTTCGGTCTGGTGCTTATCATCGTGCCCTGGAATTATCCCATTAACCTGACACTCGTGCCGCTGGTGGGGGCCATAGCTGCAG GGAATTGTGTGGTGCTCAAGCCCTCAGAGATCAGCAAGGCCACTGAAAAGATACTGGCTGAGGTCCTGCCCCGCTATCTGGACCAG AGCTGCTTTACTGTGGTACTGGGTGGGCGTCAGGAGACCGGGCAGCTGCTGGAACACAAGTTCGACTACATCTTCTTCACAG GGAATGCTTATGTAGGCAAGATCGTCATGGCTGCTGCTGCCAAACACCTGACACCCATCACCCTGGAGCTGGGGGGTAAGAACCCCTGCTATGTGGATGACAACTGCGACCCCCAGATAGTGGCCAACCGTGTGGCCTGGTTCCGCTACTTTAATGCCGGCCAGACCTGTGTGGCCCCCGATTATATCCTGTGTAGCCAGGAGATGCAGGAGCGGTTGGTGCCTGCCCTACAGAATGCCATCACACGTTTCTATGGAGACAACCCACAGACCTCCCCCAACCTGGGCAGAATCATCAACCAGAAGCATTTCAAGCGACTCCAGGGATTGCTGGGCTGTGGCCGTGTGGCCATCGGTGGCCAGAGTGATGAGGGAGAGCGCTACATTG CCCCCACAGTGTTAGTGGACGTGCAGGAGACAGAGCCTGTGATGCAGGAGGAGATCTTTGGGCCCATCCTGCCCCTGGTGACTGTGAGAAGCCTGGATGAAGCCATCGAGTTCATGAACCGGCGGGAGAAGCCACTGGCGCTGTATGCCTTCTCCAAGAGAAGCCAG GTTATCAAACAGGTGTTGGCCCGGACCAGCAGCGGGGGATTCTGTGGGAATGATGGCTTCATGCACATGACCCTGTCCAGCCTTCCTTTtggaggagtgg GAACCAGCGGGATGGGCAGGTACCACGGCAAGTTCTCCTTTGACACCTTCTCCAACCAGCGTGCCTGTCTGCTGCGCAGCCCGGGAATGGAGAAAATCAATGACTTGCGCTACCCACCCTACTCCAGTCGCAACCTCAGGGTGTTGTTGGTGGCCATGGAGGAGAGGTGCTGCAGCTGCACCCTGCTGTAA